The Antricoccus suffuscus genome segment GCGACCGTGTTGATCAACCACAACGCAAATAGCGCCTTCAAAGATCTCAAGGCGCGCCAGGGTCTCAACATGCTGATTGACAAGAAGGCAATGTCGCAGGCATCGTTCGGGCCCGATATTTTCTGGACCCCACTGGATGGCGCGATGGTCTTCTCGGTCGACAAGCCCATGTACTCGCAGGCTGGTGAGGATATCTACAAGAAGCACGATGAGAAGCAAGCGAAGAAACTGCTTGAAGGAGCCGGTCTGTCTGCCGACAAGCCGATCCGGATCTTTACGACGCAGACCTACCCGAAGTACTACCAAATGGCCGTCGTGCTGCAGGCCGAACTAGAGAAGATCGGGCTCAAGGCCGACGTCCAGGTGTATGACTTCCCGACCATGATCTCGAAGCTCACCTCGGACCCCACGGACTGGGACATCAGTTTCACGTCGTTCAGTGGGACCGTCACCTCACCGAGCCAGGTGCTTCCACTGACCCCCACGTGGCCGGGCGAGTACAAGTCCGACAAGTTGGATGCCCTGATGGACAAGTACAGCGCAGCGAAGGACGCGAAGGAGGCAAAGGGCGTTGTCGATGAGATCCAGCAACTTGTGTGGGACGACCTTCCGGTGATTTCGGTGGCTCCGAACAAGACGTTCGTAGTCAACTCCAAGAAGCTGAAGGACGTGTCGCCGTTCACGCAGGGAATCTTCTGGAACTGCTACCTGTCCGCGTAAACGTCACGAGCTAAAGGAACCGGTAATGGCACGCCTGATTCTCAGACGGCTGCGCGATCTCGTCATTGTGCTGCTACTTGTGGGCACCGCGATGTTCTTCATCATCCATCTGATTCCGGGAGAGCCGGCCGCCGCGCTGCTCGGACCGTATGCGACCAAGTCTCAGATCGATGAGTTGACGCATGCGATGAACCTCGATGGGCCGTTGATCCTGCAGTACTTCACGTGGCTCGGGAACGCGGTCGTCGGGGACTTCGGCAAGTCGATTACGTTTGCTCAGCCGGTCCTGAAGGTGATTGTCGATCACGCGTTACCGACGATCTTCATGGCGTTGGCCAGCACCGTGCTGAGCGTGGTTCTCGCCGTCCCCCTTGCACTCAAGGCGGCGGCGAAACCACGCTCACTATGGGCCAGGCTCCTAACGCCGATCACGGCGTTCGGGCTGGCGATGCCATCATTCTGGCTCGCGCTCGTCCTCGTGCTGATCTTCGGAGTGTTTATCCAGATCTTCCCGGTGAGCGGGTACGTCGATCTGCTCAGCCATCCGTTTGAAGGCTTGCAATACCTCGTGCTACCGATCATTGTGCTCGCGTCGCATCAGGTAGCCCTCTTTGTCGCGACCCTGCGCGAGAGCATCTCCGGCGAGTTGCTCAATCTCTACCTCCGCACTGGACGAGCTAAGGGGATCAAAGAAAAGACACTTCTGTATCGGCATGTGCTTCCCAACGCACTACTGCCCGTAATCACAGTGGTGGGCGCGAGTTTTGGTTATCTGCTGGGCGGCGCGATCGTGCTGGAGATGGTGTTCGTCATCCCCGGATGGGGCCTGACTCTCTATAACGCGATTCAGGCGAGAGACTATCCGCTGATTCTCGGTCTGACACTGACCATGGCTGTCGTCTTCGTGATCGTGAACCTCATCGCCGATCTGCTGTACGTGCTCGCCGATCCGAAGGTGCGTGTCCAATGACGGTGGAATCTGACGCCTCGGTCGACCGAGCCATCTCGGACGATCCGACGAGGGGACGCGCGGACAAGGTGCGCGCCGGAGTGCGCGGCCTCTGGCGGCGTGACGCGCCGACGCTCGTGTGGGGAGCCATCTTCGTCGCGATCCTCGTGATATCTGCGGTCGGACCGTTCGTGCTTCAGTCATACAGCGCGATCGACCCGAGTAATCGTCTGCAGGGACCGAGTGGGGCACACCTGCTTGGCACCGACGAGTACGGCCGAGATGTTCTCGCAAGAATTGTGTACGCGGGGCGGACATCTCTCGGGATCGGCTTCGCGATCACCGGTATGGCACTTGTGCTCGGGACTTTGATCGGGACGGTGACGGGCTACTACGCCAAGATGTCGGGGCCTTTGATGCGACTGATGGACGGGGTCATGGCGTTCCCGCCCATTGTCCTTGCTATTGCGTTACTTATCGCATTGCGCTCAGGCGTGTGGGGCGAGATCATCGCGCTCGGCGTCGTCTTCACTCCTCATATCGCACGCGTAGTACGCAGCCGAGTGATTTCACTCAAGGAGAAGGGATTTGTCGCGGCGGCCCGCTCGTCTGCGGTCAGCGGACCAAAGATATTGCTGACGCACATTTTGCCCAACTCGGCGTCCACTATCCTCGTCCAGACCGTGTTCATCTACGCGTCCGCATTGCTCGCGGACAGCTCTCTCAGCTTCCTCGGACTCGGGGTGCAGCCACCGACCCCGACATGGGGAAACATGGTGGGCGAGGCAAGAGCCTTCATCACTGTCGCGCCGACGTTCATCATCTTTCCCGGAATCGCGATCGTCCTCAGCGTGATGTCGCTCAACTTGCTCGGAGAAGGCCTTCGTGGGCTGATTGACCCCCGGGCGCGTGCGATTCTCGACCTCGAACGCAGTCGCAAGGACCGGCTCGGGCGAGCCAAGAAGGAGCTTCGCGCAATCCGCGAGGCCAAGACGACCAGGAGCGAGCGATGAGTACAGAACTATGGCGTCGTACGGCGACCGACCTCGGCACGATGATCCGTGCCCGAGAGGTACTGCCGTCGGAGATCTTAGATTCGGTGCTCGAGCGCATCGACGCTCACGATCCTGACGTCCACGCTTTCATCACCCGTACTGACGATCTTGCGCGGGAGTCGGCGTCGCACGCAGATGATCGGGCCCGCAGCGGAAAGTTAATCGGTCCGATGGACGGGATCCCCTTCTCTATCAAGGATCTCGACGACACGGCCGGCATCCGAACGACAAAGGGTTCAAAGTTTCTCGAGCACAATGTCCCGACACAGGACAGCGCGACCGCCGAGCGACTGCGCCAGTCTGGCGGGCTGCTCTTGGGAAAGACAAATACGCCGCACTTTGGCTACAAGGACATGTGCGACAACCTCGTCGCTGAGACGACCGTCAATCCGTGGAAGCTGGACCGGACGGCCGGTGGGTCATCGGGCGGTGCGGCCGCTGCCGTCGCGGCGGGTTTCGGACCGTTCGGGCAAGGCGGCGATGGCGCGGGCTCAATACGTATTCCGGCGGCCTTATGTGGCGTAGTGGGGTTCAAGGCCTCTTTCGGTCGGGTCTCGATGTATCCGTACCGAGAGTATTGGACGCATCGCACTCACAACGGCCCGTTGGCTCGTACCGTCGCTGACGCAGCGATGATGCTGTCTGTGCTCGCCGGACATGATGTGCGTGACCCTGCCACGATCACGAGCCCGCTGGAGCCGTTTGAAGTGCTGCCCGAGGGCGATCGGCCCTTGGCAGGCACGAGAGTTCGATGGAGCGCCGACCTCGGATATGGCCCGGTCGAAGACGAGATAGTCGAGATCGTCCAGGACGCGGTCGACGTGCTCGCCGAGCTCGGCTGCCTGGTCGAGGATGCCGCACCGGGGTGGGAGGACACGTCCGAATTCCATCGCGCCATCTATACGACTCAGATTGCAAATGGAATCGGCTCGGTA includes the following:
- a CDS encoding ABC transporter permease; the encoded protein is MARLILRRLRDLVIVLLLVGTAMFFIIHLIPGEPAAALLGPYATKSQIDELTHAMNLDGPLILQYFTWLGNAVVGDFGKSITFAQPVLKVIVDHALPTIFMALASTVLSVVLAVPLALKAAAKPRSLWARLLTPITAFGLAMPSFWLALVLVLIFGVFIQIFPVSGYVDLLSHPFEGLQYLVLPIIVLASHQVALFVATLRESISGELLNLYLRTGRAKGIKEKTLLYRHVLPNALLPVITVVGASFGYLLGGAIVLEMVFVIPGWGLTLYNAIQARDYPLILGLTLTMAVVFVIVNLIADLLYVLADPKVRVQ
- a CDS encoding ABC transporter permease — encoded protein: MTVESDASVDRAISDDPTRGRADKVRAGVRGLWRRDAPTLVWGAIFVAILVISAVGPFVLQSYSAIDPSNRLQGPSGAHLLGTDEYGRDVLARIVYAGRTSLGIGFAITGMALVLGTLIGTVTGYYAKMSGPLMRLMDGVMAFPPIVLAIALLIALRSGVWGEIIALGVVFTPHIARVVRSRVISLKEKGFVAAARSSAVSGPKILLTHILPNSASTILVQTVFIYASALLADSSLSFLGLGVQPPTPTWGNMVGEARAFITVAPTFIIFPGIAIVLSVMSLNLLGEGLRGLIDPRARAILDLERSRKDRLGRAKKELRAIREAKTTRSER
- a CDS encoding amidase — encoded protein: MSTELWRRTATDLGTMIRAREVLPSEILDSVLERIDAHDPDVHAFITRTDDLARESASHADDRARSGKLIGPMDGIPFSIKDLDDTAGIRTTKGSKFLEHNVPTQDSATAERLRQSGGLLLGKTNTPHFGYKDMCDNLVAETTVNPWKLDRTAGGSSGGAAAAVAAGFGPFGQGGDGAGSIRIPAALCGVVGFKASFGRVSMYPYREYWTHRTHNGPLARTVADAAMMLSVLAGHDVRDPATITSPLEPFEVLPEGDRPLAGTRVRWSADLGYGPVEDEIVEIVQDAVDVLAELGCLVEDAAPGWEDTSEFHRAIYTTQIANGIGSVVESNPDWVEDTLQEMIEAGNQYSAVELRRAEAKRGALYASSVKMFEEVDFFVSPTMPLEAWSAFPGRDSSIIDGRDYFEGQEKYAGFGRSYALNPFNLTGQPAISLPCGWTKSGLPVGIQIAGALHRDIAVLQVAEALERRLGIMDRWPAFTR